AAAATATTTCCAAAAATTGTAAGAAGTATAATTATTGGAATAGTCAAAACGGCTGTCAGGATACGGACAGTAAAGTTACTCAATTTATAAACCTATTCCTCGTCTGAATCTTCGCTGAAGAGGTCAATTTTTTTTAGGTATCCTTCAGCTTCACCAAGATTTTTCTTATAAACCATCACCTTCACAACAGCCATATCACCTATTACAAGCCCTAAAGCGTGGTCGCGCTGTGAAAATACCATACAAGGAATGTTTGCACCTTCCAGGTTCGCCCTTACCATTTCAGCTTCGTATTCGATGTTGGTCGTAAAAACTACAGCCCAGTCTTCCGATATTTTAACATGTTCGTCTTGACTGCAAAAAATCCTGTTTTGATGTTCAACTGAGCAATCAGTGCAAACCGCTTTTCCACAGACTACACAGCAACCTAATGCTTGACCTTCAGTGTGAGTTTCACACATTATTTCATCTTCGTCAGCCAGAAATTCGGATTGCAGATAACCGCAATGAGGGCAAAAAATAT
This genomic window from Bacteroidota bacterium contains:
- a CDS encoding zinc ribbon domain-containing protein; translated protein: MPYCPKCSYEYVEGSTICPDCNYTLLAGEPYACFNCDELLIEKHIFCPHCGYLQSEFLADEDEIMCETHTEGQALGCCVVCGKAVCTDCSVEHQNRIFCSQDEHVKISEDWAVVFTTNIEYEAEMVRANLEGANIPCMVFSQRDHALGLVIGDMAVVKVMVYKKNLGEAEGYLKKIDLFSEDSDEE